In a genomic window of Zingiber officinale cultivar Zhangliang chromosome 9B, Zo_v1.1, whole genome shotgun sequence:
- the LOC122025615 gene encoding probable serine acetyltransferase 1 has protein sequence MPAGQMNHNGVVAAAVPTYPPPESEAEESWLWAQIKAEAHRDAESEPALASFLYATVLSHPSLARSLAFHLANKLCSSTLLSTLLYDLFLHSFSSSPSLISAVVADLLAARQRDPACASFSHCLLNYKGFLAVQAHRVSHLLWTQNRRPLALALQSRIADVFAVDIHPAARIGKSILLDHATGVVVGETAVIGNNVSILHHVTLGGTGKAVGDRHPKIGDGVLIGAGATILGNIRIGEGAKIGAGSVVLIDVPPRTTAVGNPARLVGGKDTPSRHDDLPSESMDHTSFIQEWSDYII, from the coding sequence ATGCCAGCGGGGCAGATGAACCACAACGGAGTCGTGGCGGCGGCGGTGCCGACGTACCCGCCTCCGGAGTCGGAGGCCGAGGAATCGTGGCTGTGGGCGCAGATTAAGGCGGAGGCCCACCGCGATGCCGAGTCGGAGCCGGCGCTGGCGAGCTTCCTCTACGCCACCGTCCTCTCCCACCCGTCCCTCGCTCGATCTCTCGCCTTCCACCTCGCCAACAAGCTCTGCTCCTCAACGCTCCTCTCCACTCTTCTATACGACCTCTTCCTccattccttctcctcctctccctccCTCATCTCCGCCGTCGTCGCCGACCTCCTAGCTGCCCGCCAGCGCGACCCCGCCTGCGCCTCCTTCTCCCACTGCCTCCTCAACTACAAGGGATTCCTCGCCGTCCAGGCCCACCGCGTCTCCCACCTACTCTGGACCCAGAACCGCCGACCCCTCGCCCTCGCCCTCCAGTCCCGCATCGCCGACGTCTTTGCCGTCGACATCCACCCTGCAGCTCGCATCGGCAAGAGCATCCTCCTCGATCACGCCACCGGCGTCGTCGTTGGCGAGACCGCTGTCATCGGCAACAACGTCTCTATCCTCCATCACGTCACCCTCGGCGGCACCGGCAAAGCTGTGGGAGACCGACACCCCAAGATCGGCGACGGAGTCCTGATCGGCGCCGGCGCCACCATCCTGGGCAACATCCGCATAGGCGAGGGAGCCAAAATTGGGGCCGGGTCCGTCGTGCTCATCGATGTGCCGCCGAGGACCACCGCCGTCGGGAACCCTGCTCGCCTCGTCGGGGGCAAGGACACACCCTCCAGGCACGACGACCTACCAAGTGAATCAATGGATCATACTTCCTTCATCCAGGAGTGGTCGGACTACATCATTTGA